From Coffea arabica cultivar ET-39 chromosome 2e, Coffea Arabica ET-39 HiFi, whole genome shotgun sequence, the proteins below share one genomic window:
- the LOC113731878 gene encoding serine hydroxymethyltransferase 7 isoform X1 codes for MDLSHSQSSNLSLGFLTHASSSPAPASNHRSRIVDDSISFQIDSNFQDPSHPVPQIPLQLMESQTDNQKEQNGKGNRESEDEKEEEFRILGHSMCFKRKRDSGDSQSSSSSSLKSSRGSSNDLESRRNAVRAWGNQTLRVADPDVFEILEKEKQRQYKGIELIASENFVCKAVMEALGSHLTNKYSEGYSGARYYGGNQYIDEIETLCCERALAAFGLDSENWGVNVQPYSCTSANFAVYTGLLLPGDRIMGLDTPSGGNSSHGYYLPNGRKVSGASIFFESLAYKVNPQTGYIDFDKLEERALDFRPKILICGGSSYPREWDYSRFRQIADKCGAVLLCDMAQISGLVAAKESVSPFDYCDIVTSTTHKSLRGPRGGIIFYRKGSKPRKRGMLLNQGDGSDRYDFEEKINFAVFPALQGGPHNNHIAALAIALKQVATPEYKAYMQQVKKNAQALASALLRRNCRLVTGGTDNHLLLWDLRTLGLTGKNFEKVCELCHVTLNKVTIFDDNGTITPGGVRIGTPAMTSRGCLEADFETIADFLLRAAQIASSVQREHGKLPKAFLKGLENNKDIIELRTWVESFASQFAMPGFDV; via the exons ATGGATTTGTCTCACTCGCAGTCGAGTAATCTCTCACTAGGGTTTCTAACTCACGCTTCGTCCTCACCGGCACCCGCGTCGAATCACCGGTCGCGAATCGTCGATGATTCCATTTCCTTCCAGATAGATTCGAACTTTCAGGACCCGTCCCATCCGGTACCGCAGATTCCGCTTCAATTGATGGAGTCGCAAACTGACAATCAAAAAGAGCAGAACGGGAAAGGTAATAGAGAGAGTGAGGATGAGAAGGAAGAGGAGTTTCGGATTTTAGGCCATTCGATGTGCTTCAAGCGGAAACGCGACTCGGGCGATTCACAATCCTCCTCGTCTTCTTCGTTGAAGAGTTCTAGGGGGAGCTCCAACGACCTTGAGTCTCGTAGGAATGCTGTGAGGGCGTGGGGAAATCAGACTTTACGAGTGGCCGATCCTGATGTCTTTGAGATACTGGAGAAAGAAAAGCAGAGGCAGTATAAAGGGATTGAATTAATAGCTTCGGAGAATTTTGTGTGTAAAGCGGTGATGGAAGCTTTAGGAAGTCATTTGACGAATAAATACTCGGAAGGCTATTCTGGGGCGAGGTATTATGGTGGGAATCAATATATTGATGAAATTGAAACCCTTTGTTGTGAGCGAGCATTGGCTGCTTTTGGGCTTGATTCAGAGAATTGGGGTGTAAATGTACAGCCTTATTCCTGTACCTCTGCGAACTTTGCTGTTTATACCGGTTTATTGTTGCCTGGTGATAGGATAATGGGGTTGGATACACCATCCGGTGGAAATTCAAGTCACGGCTATTATTTGCCAAATGGGAGGAAAGTCTCGGGGGcttcaattttctttgaaaGTTTGGCATATAAAGTGAACCCACAGACAGGTTATATAGATTTTGATAAGCTTGAGGAGAGGGCGCTTGATTTTCGCCCCAAGATACTCATTTGTGGCGGGAGTTCATATCCTCGGGAATGGGATTATTCAAGGTTCAGACAGATTGCAGATAAATGTGGAGCTGTCTTGTTGTGTGATATGGCTCAGATAAGCGGGCTTGTTGCTGCAAAG GAGAGTGTGAGCCCCTTTGACTACTGTGACATTGTTACATCGACAACACACAAAAGTCTTCGAGGTCCAAGGGGAGGTATAATATTTTACAGGAAGGGTTCGAAGCCAAGGAAAAGAGGCATGCTTTTGAATCAAGGTGATGGGAGCGATAGATATGATTTTGAGGAGAAGATAAACTTTGCTGTTTTCCCGGCATTGCAAGGTGGACCGCACAATAACCATATTGCTGCCCTTGCCATAGCATTGAAACAAGTGGCTACTCCCGAGTACAAGGCTTATATGCAACAAGTGAAAAAAAATGCTCAAGCATTAGCATCTGCTCTATTGAGAAGAAACTGTAGGCTGGTAACTGGGGGCACTGACAACCATTTGTTACTTTGGGATCTAAGGACTCTTGGATTAACAG GTAAAAACTTCGAGAAGGTCTGTGAGTTGTGCCACGTGACTCTGAACAAAGTTACTATCTTTGACGATAATGGAACTATCACACCTGGAGGTGTAAGAATTG GTACTCCTGCTATGACTTCAAGAGGTTGTCTGGAGGCTGATTTTGAAACAATAGCTGACTTCCTTTTAAGAGCTGCACAGATTGCTAGCTCAGTGCAGAGAGAACATGGGAAGCTGCCAAAGGCTTTTCTAAAGGGTCTTGAGAACAACAAAGATATTATTGAGCTTCGCACTTGGGTTGAAAGTTTTGCATCACAGTTTGCGATGCCTGGTTTTGATGTATAA
- the LOC113731878 gene encoding serine hydroxymethyltransferase 7 isoform X2: MDLSHSQSSNLSLGFLTHASSSPAPASNHRSRIVDDSISFQIDSNFQDPSHPVPQIPLQLMESQTDNQKEQNGKGNRESEDEKEEEFRILGHSMCFKRKRDSGDSQSSSSSSLKSSRGSSNDLESRRNAVRAWGNQTLRVADPDVFEILEKEKQRQYKGIELIASENFVCKAVMEALGSHLTNKYSEGYSGARYYGGNQYIDEIETLCCERALAAFGLDSENWGVNVQPYSCTSANFAVYTGLLLPGDRIMGLDTPSGGNSSHGYYLPNGRKVSGASIFFESLAYKVNPQTGYIDFDKLEERALDFRPKILICGGSSYPREWDYSRFRQIADKCGAVLLCDMAQISGLVAAKESVSPFDYCDIVTSTTHKSLRGPRGGIIFYRKGSKPRKRGMLLNQGDGSDRYDFEEKINFAVFPALQGGPHNNHIAALAIALKQVATPEYKAYMQQVKKNAQALASALLRRNCRLVTGGTDNHLLLWDLRTLGLTGNF, from the exons ATGGATTTGTCTCACTCGCAGTCGAGTAATCTCTCACTAGGGTTTCTAACTCACGCTTCGTCCTCACCGGCACCCGCGTCGAATCACCGGTCGCGAATCGTCGATGATTCCATTTCCTTCCAGATAGATTCGAACTTTCAGGACCCGTCCCATCCGGTACCGCAGATTCCGCTTCAATTGATGGAGTCGCAAACTGACAATCAAAAAGAGCAGAACGGGAAAGGTAATAGAGAGAGTGAGGATGAGAAGGAAGAGGAGTTTCGGATTTTAGGCCATTCGATGTGCTTCAAGCGGAAACGCGACTCGGGCGATTCACAATCCTCCTCGTCTTCTTCGTTGAAGAGTTCTAGGGGGAGCTCCAACGACCTTGAGTCTCGTAGGAATGCTGTGAGGGCGTGGGGAAATCAGACTTTACGAGTGGCCGATCCTGATGTCTTTGAGATACTGGAGAAAGAAAAGCAGAGGCAGTATAAAGGGATTGAATTAATAGCTTCGGAGAATTTTGTGTGTAAAGCGGTGATGGAAGCTTTAGGAAGTCATTTGACGAATAAATACTCGGAAGGCTATTCTGGGGCGAGGTATTATGGTGGGAATCAATATATTGATGAAATTGAAACCCTTTGTTGTGAGCGAGCATTGGCTGCTTTTGGGCTTGATTCAGAGAATTGGGGTGTAAATGTACAGCCTTATTCCTGTACCTCTGCGAACTTTGCTGTTTATACCGGTTTATTGTTGCCTGGTGATAGGATAATGGGGTTGGATACACCATCCGGTGGAAATTCAAGTCACGGCTATTATTTGCCAAATGGGAGGAAAGTCTCGGGGGcttcaattttctttgaaaGTTTGGCATATAAAGTGAACCCACAGACAGGTTATATAGATTTTGATAAGCTTGAGGAGAGGGCGCTTGATTTTCGCCCCAAGATACTCATTTGTGGCGGGAGTTCATATCCTCGGGAATGGGATTATTCAAGGTTCAGACAGATTGCAGATAAATGTGGAGCTGTCTTGTTGTGTGATATGGCTCAGATAAGCGGGCTTGTTGCTGCAAAG GAGAGTGTGAGCCCCTTTGACTACTGTGACATTGTTACATCGACAACACACAAAAGTCTTCGAGGTCCAAGGGGAGGTATAATATTTTACAGGAAGGGTTCGAAGCCAAGGAAAAGAGGCATGCTTTTGAATCAAGGTGATGGGAGCGATAGATATGATTTTGAGGAGAAGATAAACTTTGCTGTTTTCCCGGCATTGCAAGGTGGACCGCACAATAACCATATTGCTGCCCTTGCCATAGCATTGAAACAAGTGGCTACTCCCGAGTACAAGGCTTATATGCAACAAGTGAAAAAAAATGCTCAAGCATTAGCATCTGCTCTATTGAGAAGAAACTGTAGGCTGGTAACTGGGGGCACTGACAACCATTTGTTACTTTGGGATCTAAGGACTCTTGGATTAACAG GTAATTTTTGA